A stretch of Bradyrhizobium sp. CCBAU 53338 DNA encodes these proteins:
- a CDS encoding ABC transporter permease — protein sequence MSRVTLLALQALVAIVCIALWQFFSSVPVFGKVLLPPFFFSNPVDVFSQIVKWFASGVIWKHLTITLWESVLAFVIGSVGGVLIGFWFARQPLVAAVFDPYVKMANALPRVVLAPIFALWLGLGIWSKVALGVTLVFFIVFFNVYQGVKEVSRTVLDNGRMLGMSERQLMRHVYWPSALSWMFSSLHTSVGFAVVGAVVGEYLGSAAGLGYLIQQAEGVFDVGGVFAGMFVLSAFVILIDFGVTLVERRLLVWRPTVDGHG from the coding sequence ATGTCCCGTGTCACGTTGCTTGCGCTGCAAGCCCTGGTCGCGATCGTCTGCATCGCGCTGTGGCAGTTCTTTTCGAGTGTTCCTGTCTTTGGAAAAGTCCTGCTGCCGCCGTTCTTCTTCTCCAATCCGGTCGATGTGTTCAGCCAGATCGTAAAGTGGTTCGCGAGCGGTGTGATCTGGAAGCACCTGACGATCACGCTATGGGAATCCGTCCTCGCCTTCGTGATCGGTTCGGTTGGCGGTGTGCTGATCGGCTTCTGGTTCGCGCGACAGCCGCTGGTCGCAGCGGTGTTCGACCCCTACGTGAAGATGGCCAACGCATTGCCGCGCGTCGTGCTGGCGCCGATCTTCGCGCTATGGCTGGGGCTCGGCATCTGGTCCAAGGTCGCGCTCGGCGTGACGCTGGTGTTCTTCATCGTGTTCTTCAACGTCTATCAGGGCGTCAAGGAGGTCAGCCGCACCGTGCTCGACAATGGCCGCATGCTCGGGATGAGCGAGCGGCAATTGATGCGACACGTCTATTGGCCCTCGGCGCTGTCGTGGATGTTCTCCTCGCTGCACACCTCGGTCGGCTTTGCCGTGGTTGGCGCGGTCGTCGGCGAATATCTGGGGTCGGCCGCAGGTCTTGGCTATCTCATTCAGCAGGCCGAAGGCGTGTTCGACGTTGGCGGCGTGTTCGCCGGCATGTTCGTGCTGTCGGCCTTCGTCATCCTGATCGATTTTGGCGTCACGCTGGTGGAGCGGCGCCTGCTGGTGTGGCGACCGACCGTGGACGGGCACGGCTAA
- a CDS encoding ABC transporter permease has product MRREGSPFQGLSTVFVKELADHISSVRMLMLELLIVFTALAALYEAINSLRQTTAEDPFLLLRLFTIDQAPLPSFVAILGFLIPLMAIGLGFDAVNGEHTRRTLSRILAQPIYRDALLMGKFLAALATIGISLAALWLLVIGLGLIFLGVPPGGEEVARSLVFLVVAIFYAGVWLSLAMLLSTVFRSAATAALVSLGIWLFLTVLWPMLAPALAQVVAPADPRYALLGLNDPATAVWTQELLRFSPNDLFEEAMLAVLSPTTRALGPVFLDQLRGAVMGAPLPFDESIMIAWPQTVGLVAGTIILFAFSYVLFQRQEVRA; this is encoded by the coding sequence ATGCGGCGTGAGGGATCACCGTTCCAGGGATTGTCGACTGTCTTCGTCAAGGAACTCGCCGACCATATCTCCAGCGTCCGCATGTTGATGCTGGAGCTCCTGATCGTCTTCACCGCACTGGCCGCACTGTACGAGGCGATCAACAGCCTCAGGCAGACCACTGCCGAGGATCCGTTCCTGCTGCTGCGGCTGTTCACGATCGACCAGGCGCCGTTGCCGTCCTTCGTCGCGATCCTCGGCTTCCTCATTCCGCTGATGGCGATCGGATTGGGCTTTGACGCCGTCAATGGCGAGCACACCAGGCGGACATTGTCGCGCATCCTGGCGCAACCGATCTATCGGGACGCCTTGCTGATGGGGAAGTTCCTGGCGGCGCTTGCCACCATCGGAATCAGCCTCGCCGCCTTGTGGTTGCTGGTGATCGGCCTCGGCCTGATCTTTCTCGGCGTGCCGCCCGGCGGCGAGGAAGTCGCGCGATCACTCGTGTTTCTGGTCGTGGCAATCTTCTATGCCGGCGTCTGGCTGTCACTGGCGATGTTGCTGTCCACGGTGTTCCGGTCGGCTGCCACCGCGGCCCTGGTTTCGCTGGGTATCTGGCTGTTCCTGACGGTGCTCTGGCCGATGCTGGCTCCGGCCCTGGCACAGGTGGTCGCGCCGGCCGACCCGCGGTATGCGCTGCTCGGCCTGAACGATCCGGCGACCGCGGTGTGGACACAGGAGTTGTTGCGGTTTTCGCCCAACGACCTGTTTGAGGAAGCGATGCTCGCGGTGCTGTCACCCACGACCCGTGCGCTTGGCCCTGTCTTCCTCGATCAGCTTCGCGGCGCAGTCATGGGCGCGCCGCTGCCCTTCGACGAAAGCATCATGATCGCGTGGCCGCAGACCGTCGGCCTCGTCGCCGGAACGATCATTCTCTTTGCGTTCAGCTACGTGCTGTTTCAGCGGCAGGAAGTGAGAGCGTGA
- a CDS encoding NUDIX hydrolase, protein MTASTIHRVTTLDLAVRPVVWPFAEERRSEIAAHFAEQQRTRPKLWNGRVLLGRDAVFTGGHLAATYFETDFASFLAWRDWGFPDPAVFNGFGMGALRTSDGAFVMGEMAHHTANAGRIYFASGTPDLDDVRDGALDIPGSVVRELEEETGLSPADYSAEADWHCVVTGTSLAMIQILNLDMPGEAARARIEANLARQEEPELSAIHLVRGMDDLTPTMPRFVTAFVAQQFASR, encoded by the coding sequence ATGACCGCATCGACCATTCATCGCGTCACGACGCTTGATCTTGCCGTGCGTCCCGTCGTCTGGCCGTTCGCCGAGGAGCGGCGCTCCGAGATCGCCGCGCATTTCGCCGAGCAGCAGCGCACCCGGCCGAAACTCTGGAACGGCCGGGTCCTGCTCGGGCGCGATGCTGTCTTCACTGGGGGGCATCTCGCGGCGACCTATTTCGAGACGGATTTCGCCAGCTTCCTGGCCTGGCGGGACTGGGGCTTTCCCGATCCGGCCGTGTTCAACGGGTTCGGCATGGGGGCGCTGCGCACCTCCGATGGCGCCTTCGTGATGGGCGAGATGGCGCATCACACCGCCAACGCGGGACGAATCTACTTCGCGTCGGGTACGCCCGACCTCGACGATGTCAGGGACGGCGCGCTCGACATTCCCGGCAGCGTCGTCCGCGAGCTCGAGGAGGAGACCGGCCTGTCCCCTGCCGACTACTCGGCGGAGGCGGACTGGCACTGCGTCGTCACCGGCACCTCACTTGCCATGATCCAGATCCTCAACCTGGATATGCCGGGTGAGGCAGCTCGCGCGCGGATCGAAGCCAATCTGGCGCGCCAGGAGGAGCCGGAGCTTTCGGCCATCCACCTCGTTCGCGGGATGGACGATCTCACGCCGACCATGCCGCGATTTGTCACGGCCTTCGTCGCGCAGCAGTTCGCCTCGCGCTGA
- a CDS encoding ABC transporter ATP-binding protein: protein MSEQQIETRSPAHVPVIHARGLTRRYGDTAVVDGIDFDIVRGEVFGLLGPNGAGKTTTILMMLGLTEISSGEISVLGFNPAREPLRVKRRVGYLPDAVGFYDQLTATENLAYTGKLMGLARAERALRIEQALQRVGLIDVASKRVATFSRGMRQRLGLAEIIMKRAEIAILDEPTSGLDPQATQEFLGLIGELKAEGITVLLSSHMLDQVQRICDRVALFKAGHIVLMGGVAELSVKVLGAGFVVEVEAEGPGIARRLAMIPGVTQVETLAADRFRMTAERDVRPDAARAVVAVDGALRKLSVDEPSLEAIYARYFQSQPTGGVRHAA from the coding sequence ATGAGCGAGCAACAGATCGAGACCAGGAGCCCAGCGCACGTTCCGGTCATCCATGCGCGCGGCCTGACCAGGCGTTACGGCGATACGGCGGTGGTCGATGGCATCGACTTCGACATCGTCAGAGGCGAGGTGTTCGGCCTGCTCGGTCCGAATGGTGCAGGCAAGACCACGACCATCCTGATGATGCTCGGCTTGACCGAGATCTCGTCGGGTGAGATCAGCGTGCTCGGCTTCAATCCGGCGCGCGAGCCGCTCAGGGTCAAGCGCCGCGTCGGCTATCTGCCGGATGCCGTGGGCTTCTACGACCAGCTCACGGCCACGGAGAACCTCGCCTACACCGGTAAGCTGATGGGGCTCGCTCGTGCGGAGCGTGCCCTCAGGATCGAACAGGCGCTCCAGCGCGTCGGGCTGATCGACGTCGCCTCGAAGCGGGTCGCGACCTTCTCGCGCGGCATGCGGCAGCGGCTGGGGCTGGCCGAGATCATCATGAAGCGGGCCGAGATCGCGATCCTGGACGAGCCGACATCGGGCCTCGATCCGCAGGCGACCCAGGAGTTCCTGGGATTGATCGGAGAACTCAAGGCCGAAGGCATTACGGTGCTGCTGTCGTCCCATATGCTCGACCAGGTTCAGCGCATTTGCGACCGGGTTGCGTTGTTCAAGGCCGGTCATATCGTGCTGATGGGTGGAGTGGCTGAGCTTTCAGTCAAGGTGCTCGGAGCCGGTTTCGTCGTGGAGGTCGAGGCCGAGGGGCCGGGGATCGCCCGGCGGCTTGCCATGATTCCCGGTGTCACCCAGGTCGAGACGCTCGCCGCCGATCGCTTCCGCATGACCGCGGAGCGCGACGTGCGACCGGACGCGGCGCGCGCGGTCGTCGCGGTTGACGGCGCCTTGCGTAAACTGTCCGTCGACGAGCCGAGCCTCGAAGCGATCTACGCGCGCTATTTCCAGAGCCAGCCAACCGGAGGCGTGCGTCATGCGGCGTGA
- a CDS encoding ABC transporter ATP-binding protein, whose protein sequence is MTTPMAVALEDAKVAFRLGDGRVYTAVEKAHLTVAQGEFVAIVGPTGCGKSTLLNVAAGLLKPASGGVKIFDRPLAGLNRDAGYLFQADALFPWKTALDNVAIGLEIKGASRAEALPQAQKWLTSVGLGAFAGRYPHMLSGGQRKRVALAQVLIRDPKILLMDEPFGPLDAQTRQVMGNLLLDLWNADRKAVLFVTHDLEEAIALADRVVIMSAGPSSRIIGDWRVSLPRPRDIFEVRLDKDFHALHREIWSVLKDEVMKGYAQSTHAAEVV, encoded by the coding sequence ATGACAACGCCCATGGCGGTGGCGCTGGAGGATGCCAAGGTTGCGTTCCGGCTGGGGGACGGGAGGGTCTACACGGCGGTGGAGAAGGCCCATCTGACGGTCGCGCAGGGCGAGTTTGTCGCCATCGTAGGGCCGACCGGCTGCGGAAAATCAACCTTGCTCAACGTCGCCGCCGGGCTGCTCAAGCCTGCCTCCGGTGGCGTCAAGATCTTCGACCGGCCGCTTGCGGGGTTGAATCGGGATGCCGGCTATTTGTTCCAGGCCGACGCCTTGTTCCCATGGAAGACCGCGCTCGACAATGTCGCGATCGGGCTCGAGATCAAGGGCGCATCGCGCGCCGAGGCGTTGCCGCAGGCGCAGAAATGGTTGACTTCCGTCGGCCTCGGCGCCTTTGCGGGCCGTTATCCGCATATGCTCTCCGGCGGCCAGCGCAAGCGCGTGGCGCTGGCGCAGGTCCTGATCCGCGATCCCAAGATACTGCTGATGGACGAGCCGTTCGGGCCGCTCGATGCGCAGACGCGCCAGGTGATGGGCAATCTGCTGCTCGATCTCTGGAACGCAGACCGCAAGGCGGTGCTGTTCGTGACCCATGATCTGGAAGAGGCGATCGCGCTCGCCGACCGCGTCGTGATCATGTCGGCCGGACCGTCCTCGCGCATCATCGGCGACTGGCGCGTGAGCTTGCCTCGCCCGCGCGACATCTTCGAGGTGCGGCTGGACAAGGATTTCCATGCGCTGCATCGCGAGATCTGGAGCGTGCTCAAGGACGAGGTGATGAAGGGCTACGCGCAATCCACTCACGCGGCGGAGGTGGTCTGA
- a CDS encoding rhodanese-like domain-containing protein, translated as MAISVKQMLEAANAAVTRITPAQAKEMIEKGDALVLDVRDAPEIEKSGKIHGAVNVSRGMLEFRADPESPYHDKAFAKDRTVILYCASGGRSALAGKLLQDMGYSDVYNVGGFKDWVDAGGTIEKPVL; from the coding sequence TTGGCAATTTCCGTCAAACAGATGCTTGAAGCCGCCAACGCCGCCGTGACAAGGATCACGCCGGCCCAGGCCAAGGAGATGATCGAGAAGGGCGACGCGCTCGTGCTCGACGTGCGCGATGCGCCGGAAATCGAGAAGAGCGGCAAGATTCATGGCGCGGTGAATGTTTCCCGCGGCATGCTGGAGTTTCGCGCAGATCCCGAGTCGCCGTACCACGACAAGGCGTTTGCCAAGGACAGAACCGTGATCCTCTATTGCGCCTCAGGCGGTCGCTCCGCCCTGGCTGGCAAGCTGCTTCAAGACATGGGTTACAGCGACGTCTACAACGTCGGCGGTTTCAAGGATTGGGTCGACGCCGGCGGCACGATTGAAAAGCCGGTCTTGTAG
- a CDS encoding ABC transporter substrate-binding protein, producing the protein MRLRMAARLVRGLLIAIAAMGLTVSVQAQDKKIKIGVIFDLTGPLAGGGSELEYLGTKIILDHFSKTGVEGYKVEAVYADAQSKPDIAINESVRLLEQEKVDLVLGFFSSAQCVPVAARVEQLKKFMWMTTCISSAVFADKNYKYVFRPQASGDQFGAMTMDFIAQNSKEKLGKEPKDLRVAIIHEDGAYGVDVAKGNEAGAKKAGFNIVLKEGYSATAPDLSALVTKLKRAKPDVIFHTGYNPDITLLLRQAREQGLKFAALVGHGAGYGVYEKLKEGMGADANYIFNTDPISIWLANQKTMNPKLAPVIKMVGEEFDKIKPGVAIRSAHVGIGASNTYVFMDDVLPRAIKKYGGVDPEALRKAALDTDIPEGGTMLGFGVKFYGEGTPMAGQNERSFPVVIQYIDDKSSVVWPKSQAQREAVLPLPKGTTYSNQ; encoded by the coding sequence ATGCGCCTGCGCATGGCTGCCCGCTTGGTACGTGGGCTGTTGATCGCGATTGCCGCGATGGGGCTGACCGTTTCGGTCCAAGCTCAAGACAAGAAGATCAAGATCGGCGTGATATTCGACCTGACCGGCCCGCTCGCGGGCGGCGGCTCCGAGCTCGAATATCTCGGCACCAAGATCATCCTCGACCATTTCAGCAAGACCGGCGTCGAAGGCTACAAGGTCGAGGCCGTCTATGCCGACGCGCAGAGCAAGCCCGATATCGCCATCAACGAATCCGTCCGCCTGCTCGAGCAGGAGAAGGTCGATCTGGTGCTTGGCTTCTTCTCCTCGGCGCAATGCGTGCCGGTCGCCGCCCGCGTCGAGCAGCTCAAGAAATTCATGTGGATGACGACCTGCATCTCGTCCGCCGTCTTCGCCGACAAGAACTACAAATACGTCTTCCGCCCGCAGGCGAGCGGTGATCAGTTCGGCGCGATGACGATGGATTTCATCGCGCAGAATTCGAAGGAGAAACTGGGCAAGGAGCCGAAGGATCTCCGCGTCGCCATCATCCACGAGGACGGCGCCTACGGCGTCGACGTCGCCAAGGGCAACGAGGCCGGCGCGAAGAAGGCCGGCTTCAACATCGTGCTGAAGGAGGGTTATTCGGCCACCGCGCCGGATCTTTCGGCGCTGGTGACCAAGCTGAAGCGCGCGAAGCCCGATGTCATTTTCCACACCGGTTACAACCCCGATATCACGCTGTTGCTGCGGCAGGCGCGCGAGCAGGGCCTGAAGTTCGCGGCACTCGTCGGTCACGGCGCCGGCTACGGCGTCTACGAGAAGCTCAAGGAGGGGATGGGCGCCGACGCGAACTACATCTTCAATACCGATCCGATATCGATCTGGCTCGCCAACCAGAAGACCATGAACCCGAAGCTTGCACCCGTCATCAAGATGGTCGGCGAGGAGTTCGACAAGATCAAGCCGGGCGTCGCCATCCGCTCGGCCCATGTCGGCATCGGCGCGTCCAACACCTACGTCTTCATGGATGACGTGTTGCCGCGTGCGATCAAGAAGTATGGCGGGGTCGATCCCGAAGCGCTGCGCAAGGCGGCGCTCGACACCGACATTCCCGAGGGTGGCACGATGCTCGGCTTCGGCGTCAAGTTCTACGGTGAGGGCACGCCGATGGCCGGCCAGAACGAGCGGTCATTCCCGGTCGTGATCCAGTACATCGACGACAAATCCTCGGTGGTATGGCCCAAGAGCCAGGCGCAACGCGAAGCCGTGCTCCCGCTGCCCAAGGGCACCACCTACAGCAACCAGTAG
- a CDS encoding ABC transporter ATP-binding protein, with translation MLEVSGLLKRFGGFTAVNNVSFKVDQGEILGLIGPNGSGKSTIFNMLSGTLAPSSGSILFDGSEIAGLAPHRIINRGVGRTFQIPRPFRRLSIFENVALAGFYGQGRHSRVKAEEAAERSLAMVGLPTDRHAGVDGLGAAGLKKLELAKALATAPKLLLADESLGGLDEAEMDQAADMLRNIRDELGITIIWVEHIMGVLMRVVDRVMVLDHGEKISEGLPSAVAGDPRVIEVYLGTDAETTQAAAAEARRRAGG, from the coding sequence GTGCTGGAGGTCAGCGGGCTGTTGAAGCGGTTTGGCGGCTTCACCGCCGTGAACAACGTGTCGTTCAAGGTCGATCAGGGCGAGATCCTCGGCCTGATCGGCCCCAACGGCTCGGGCAAGAGCACGATCTTCAACATGCTCTCGGGCACGCTGGCGCCGAGCTCCGGCTCGATCCTGTTCGATGGCTCGGAGATCGCGGGCCTGGCGCCGCACCGGATCATCAACCGCGGCGTCGGCCGCACCTTCCAGATCCCGCGGCCGTTCCGGCGGCTCTCCATTTTCGAGAACGTCGCGCTCGCCGGATTCTACGGCCAGGGCCGCCACAGCCGCGTCAAGGCCGAGGAGGCGGCGGAGCGCTCACTCGCGATGGTGGGCCTGCCGACGGATCGCCACGCCGGCGTCGACGGCCTGGGCGCGGCCGGCTTGAAAAAGCTCGAGCTTGCGAAGGCCCTCGCCACCGCGCCGAAGCTGCTTCTCGCCGACGAGAGCCTCGGCGGCCTCGACGAGGCCGAGATGGACCAGGCGGCCGACATGCTGCGCAATATCCGCGACGAGCTCGGCATCACCATCATCTGGGTCGAGCACATCATGGGCGTCTTGATGCGCGTCGTCGACCGCGTCATGGTGCTCGATCACGGCGAGAAGATCTCCGAAGGCCTGCCCAGCGCGGTCGCGGGCGATCCGCGCGTCATCGAGGTCTATCTCGGCACCGATGCCGAGACCACGCAGGCGGCGGCCGCCGAAGCGCGCCGCCGCGCGGGAGGGTAG
- a CDS encoding ABC transporter ATP-binding protein, with amino-acid sequence MQSRPMIGYAHVTKNFGPLRAVDDLSLDIAEGEFLAVVGGSGSGKTTLLRLANRLIEADGGTITVEGEDVQNIDPVALRRRIGYVFQNAGLFPHLSVADNIGITPKLLGAPATEIAVRVDELIALVQLDRAAHRDRLPEALSGGQRQRVGVARALAAKPRIVLMDEPFGALDPLTRDALGEDFRQLHHKLGLTTVMITHDVTEAILLADRIAVMRGGKLLAQGTPAELAASGDAYVLELLRTPRRQVERLNALLPQSGAA; translated from the coding sequence ATGCAGTCCCGGCCGATGATCGGCTATGCGCACGTCACCAAGAACTTCGGTCCTCTCAGGGCCGTCGACGATTTGTCGCTCGATATTGCCGAGGGCGAATTTCTGGCCGTCGTCGGCGGGTCGGGTTCGGGCAAGACGACGTTGCTGCGGCTCGCCAACCGGCTGATCGAGGCAGATGGCGGCACCATCACGGTCGAGGGAGAGGACGTCCAAAACATCGATCCGGTCGCACTGCGACGCCGGATCGGTTACGTCTTCCAGAACGCCGGTCTGTTTCCACATTTGAGTGTCGCCGACAACATCGGGATCACGCCAAAACTGCTCGGCGCGCCCGCAACCGAGATCGCGGTGCGCGTCGACGAGTTGATCGCGCTTGTGCAGCTCGACCGCGCCGCCCATCGCGACCGGCTGCCGGAGGCGCTCTCGGGCGGACAGCGCCAGCGCGTCGGCGTGGCACGAGCGCTCGCCGCCAAGCCTCGTATCGTGCTGATGGACGAGCCCTTCGGCGCGCTCGATCCCCTCACCCGCGACGCCCTCGGCGAGGATTTCCGCCAGCTGCACCACAAGCTGGGCCTGACCACCGTAATGATCACGCACGACGTGACGGAGGCGATTTTGCTCGCCGACCGCATCGCGGTGATGCGTGGCGGCAAGTTGCTGGCGCAGGGCACGCCGGCGGAGCTTGCAGCAAGTGGCGACGCCTACGTGCTCGAGCTGCTGCGCACGCCGCGCCGCCAGGTCGAACGGCTGAACGCGCTGCTGCCGCAGAGCGGTGCGGCATGA
- a CDS encoding ABC transporter permease/substrate-binding protein yields MSFLNDPRWGEALAHLPDYLGNHVRVSLAALALGLIVSLPLAILTRNRPAPRAILLALASVVQTVPGLALLALFYPLLLLAASVTLAWFGVSFSAFGFLPAMLALALYSMLPVLRNGITGLNGIDPALIEAAKGVGMTARQSLVMIELPLALPVMMAGIRTAAVWVIGTATLSTPIGQTSLGNYIFAGLQTQNWVFVLFGCFASAALALAVDQLLGLIESGLRQRGRLRTALGAAGIAALVAATLVPTMGRSSSGYVVGAKTFAEQYVLSALLKDRLQAAGLSATARSGLGSSVIFEALKAGDIDLYVDYSGTLWANQLHRTDIKPRAELVAELKTSLAKDKITLLGELGFENAYALVMPRKRADALGIHTIADLAAHTSTMSIAGDYEFFSRPEWAALQKAYGLQFRTQRQMQPDFMYAAAASGEVDVIAGYTSDGLIAKYDLVALDDPKQAIPPYDAILLLAPKRASDERLKAALSPLLGKIDIATMREANLRASGNDANSSPDAVAKWLWGKVGGR; encoded by the coding sequence ATGAGCTTCCTCAATGATCCGCGCTGGGGCGAGGCGCTGGCGCATTTGCCCGATTATCTCGGCAACCATGTGCGGGTGAGCCTCGCTGCGCTCGCGCTTGGCCTGATCGTCAGCCTGCCGCTGGCGATCCTGACGCGCAACCGACCGGCGCCGCGCGCCATCCTGCTCGCGCTTGCAAGCGTCGTGCAGACCGTGCCGGGACTGGCGCTGCTTGCCTTGTTCTATCCGCTGCTGCTCCTCGCAGCCTCCGTGACACTGGCCTGGTTCGGAGTTTCTTTCTCTGCCTTCGGCTTCCTGCCGGCGATGCTGGCGCTGGCGCTCTATTCGATGCTGCCGGTGCTGCGTAACGGCATCACGGGACTGAACGGCATCGACCCCGCACTGATCGAAGCCGCCAAGGGCGTCGGCATGACCGCGCGGCAGTCGCTGGTGATGATCGAGCTGCCACTGGCTCTACCGGTGATGATGGCAGGCATCCGCACCGCCGCGGTGTGGGTGATCGGTACCGCGACGCTGTCGACCCCGATCGGGCAGACCAGCCTCGGCAACTACATATTTGCCGGGCTCCAGACCCAGAACTGGGTGTTCGTGCTGTTCGGCTGTTTTGCCTCGGCCGCGCTCGCGCTCGCCGTCGATCAGCTGCTCGGCCTGATCGAAAGCGGGTTGCGTCAGCGCGGTCGGCTGCGCACCGCGCTCGGCGCGGCGGGGATCGCGGCACTGGTCGCAGCGACACTGGTGCCGACGATGGGGCGCTCGTCATCCGGCTACGTGGTCGGCGCGAAAACCTTTGCCGAGCAATATGTGCTCTCGGCCCTGCTGAAGGATCGTCTCCAGGCAGCCGGCCTCTCCGCCACCGCGCGATCCGGCCTCGGCTCGAGCGTGATCTTCGAGGCGCTGAAGGCCGGCGATATCGACCTCTATGTCGACTATTCCGGTACGCTGTGGGCGAACCAGCTGCACCGCACCGACATCAAGCCGCGGGCGGAGTTGGTGGCTGAATTGAAGACGTCGCTCGCCAAGGACAAAATCACCCTGCTCGGCGAACTCGGCTTCGAGAATGCCTATGCGCTGGTGATGCCGAGAAAGCGTGCCGACGCGCTCGGCATTCATACCATCGCCGATCTCGCCGCGCACACCTCCACGATGTCGATCGCCGGCGACTACGAGTTCTTCTCGCGGCCGGAATGGGCAGCACTGCAAAAGGCCTATGGCCTTCAGTTCCGCACCCAGCGCCAGATGCAGCCGGACTTCATGTATGCGGCGGCGGCCAGCGGCGAGGTTGACGTCATCGCCGGTTACACCAGCGACGGACTGATCGCGAAATACGATCTGGTGGCCTTGGACGATCCCAAGCAGGCGATCCCGCCCTATGATGCGATCCTGCTGCTTGCGCCGAAGCGTGCCAGCGACGAGCGCCTCAAGGCGGCGCTGAGCCCGCTCCTGGGCAAGATCGACATCGCCACCATGCGCGAGGCCAATTTGCGCGCCAGCGGCAATGACGCCAACTCGTCGCCGGACGCGGTGGCGAAGTGGCTGTGGGGGAAAGTCGGCGGGCGCTAG
- a CDS encoding ABC transporter substrate-binding protein: MKNTIARLAGALLALTLTTGLAAAQSKVTMAVGGGSCLCYLPTVLAKQLGEYEKAGLNVDLVDLKGGSDALKAVLGGSADVVSGYFDHCVNLAAKKQELQAFVVYDRYPGLVLVVAPSHTGDIKSIKDLAGKKVGVSAPGSSTDFFLKYLLKKNGLDPAGTAVIGVGLGATAVAAMEQGQIDAAVMLDPSVTVLQGSHKDLRILSDTRTQKDTLETFGGEYPGGALYSTVAWINGHEKETQALTNAMLATIAWIHSHSPEEIMAKMPEEMVGKNKDLYLAALKNTIPMFSETGKMDPKGADAVLAVFSLGSPEVANAKVDVSKTFTNKFVDQAKKTTGSSK, translated from the coding sequence ATGAAGAACACGATTGCCAGGCTCGCCGGCGCGCTGCTGGCGCTGACGCTCACGACGGGTCTTGCCGCAGCGCAAAGCAAGGTCACCATGGCGGTCGGCGGCGGCTCCTGCCTGTGCTATTTGCCGACCGTGCTGGCCAAGCAACTCGGCGAGTACGAGAAGGCCGGCCTCAATGTCGACCTGGTCGACCTCAAGGGCGGCTCCGACGCGCTTAAGGCCGTGCTCGGCGGCAGCGCCGACGTGGTCTCAGGCTATTTCGACCATTGCGTCAACCTGGCGGCCAAGAAGCAGGAGCTTCAGGCCTTCGTGGTCTATGACCGCTATCCCGGCCTCGTGCTGGTGGTCGCCCCCTCGCATACGGGCGACATCAAGTCGATCAAGGACCTCGCCGGCAAGAAGGTCGGCGTCAGCGCGCCCGGCTCCTCCACCGATTTCTTCCTGAAATATCTACTGAAGAAGAACGGGCTCGATCCCGCCGGCACCGCCGTGATCGGCGTCGGCCTCGGGGCTACGGCTGTGGCGGCCATGGAGCAGGGACAGATCGACGCCGCGGTGATGCTCGATCCCTCCGTCACCGTGCTCCAGGGCAGCCATAAGGACCTGCGAATCCTCAGCGACACCCGCACCCAAAAGGACACGCTCGAGACCTTCGGCGGCGAATATCCCGGCGGCGCACTCTACTCGACCGTGGCCTGGATCAACGGCCACGAGAAGGAGACGCAGGCGCTTACCAACGCGATGCTGGCCACGATCGCCTGGATCCATTCGCATTCTCCCGAGGAGATCATGGCGAAGATGCCGGAGGAGATGGTCGGCAAGAACAAGGACCTCTATCTCGCCGCGCTCAAGAACACGATCCCGATGTTCTCCGAGACCGGCAAGATGGACCCGAAGGGCGCGGACGCCGTGCTCGCCGTGTTCAGCCTCGGCTCGCCCGAGGTTGCGAACGCCAAGGTCGATGTCAGCAAGACCTTTACCAACAAGTTCGTCGACCAGGCCAAGAAGACCACGGGGAGCTCCAAATAG